Part of the bacterium genome is shown below.
AGCTGTCGTATTTGCCGTTTATCATCAAGGCCGTCTGCGTCGCTTTGCGCAAGCACAAGAAGCTCAATGCCACGCTCGACCTCGACCGCAACCGCGTCGTGTACAAGAAGTACTACAACATCGGTTTGGCGGTGGATACGCCCGACGGGTTGGTGGTGCCGGTCATTAAGAACGCCGACCAGAAGGGCATCTTGCAGCTTGCCCGTGAAATCGAAGATCTCTCTAACCGCGCACGGGAACGCAAGCTCGCGCTCGACGAAATCCGCGACGGCACGTTCACGATTACGAACTACGGCAGTCTGAACGGCAACTTCGGTGTGCCCGTCATCAACTATCCCGAAGTCGCGATTCTGGGCACGGGCCGCATTGTGCAGAAGCCCGTCATCGTCAACGACCAAATCGTCAAGGGTTGGGTGCAGCCGCTCAGCCTGTCGTTCGACCACCGTATCGTGGACGGCGGCGACAGCGCGCGCTTTGTCAACGACTTGGTGACGATGCTGGCCGATCCGACGAATATTCTGATGCTCTAAAATTCTGCGGGCGTGACATGATTGTCACGCCCGCTTCATCTAATTCGAAACATATCTCCGGAGGTGCAAGATGAAAGGGACGCTTGCGATTCTCGGAATGCTCGTCGCGGCCTATGCCGCACCGCTCTTTGGCAACGAAGTACCGCTGATTCTGGAAGAGACGATTCAGATGCCGGTGCTACCTAAATGCTGGGATGTTTGTCTCGCGCATGACAACCAACGCATAGTGATAATCGCAGATTCGAGTTCTGACACAATTGCGACTGTTATGGCTTGCAATCCCTCTGATATCTGTCTTTTTGACACAGTCGGAGTCTATCGTGGCGCTCCTGTATCAATACACGGTTTTGTTCACTACACAAGTAGCCCTGCATTAGTGCTGAGCACCGGAATGACCACGAACGATGGAAATGGAAGCGTAGTTGATTCTAGTCGGGTGTTCTGTGTGTCCATACTTGATGGAATTGAAATCGTTCCTGAGCAGGCATTCGTTAGTCCGAGTTCGGGCAGTAACTGGTATTATTATGGCTACAGAGTGACTGCCATAGACCCACTGGATATGGTGTCGTATGGTGCTACCGATCTCTTTGCTGTCATCAAAAGGAGATTTAGCACATATACTTCGGGCCACAACTATGCGTATGGATCAAGTGGCAATCGCCTGAGATTGATCATGAACATATTGGACTCGGACAGTCCGTTTACAGAGTATACTGCTCGGGACATTGACGTCACAAGATGGCCGGCTTTTCCAAATTACTGCCTCTGGTCTGGGAATGACCGGTTTGACTGTAATCCCTACGTGTGTGTCAATTACTGTTACTTTGGCATCAGGAGCATTCTTTCGACTGACAGCGGTTTCACACTTAACGATGCGTGTTCTGAGTTTGAAACTGCATGGGCAAATTCTGACAACTTGCATGTAAGTCGGTTCTGGGGACACGCGGCAATCTACGACATGACCGTAGGTGCTATGGCCACGATTACGTCGTGGAGTTCTAGGGGTACACAGATTATCAAGCCAGTTCCCTGCGATTCGGCAGTTACGACCACGCTCGAAACGCAATACCCCATGATCATACCTGCCTACGTCCTCATTGGCGAATCAAGCGAGCAAGCTTTGGGACTTGTTCAGTCAAGCAGGGCTTTTGATATCATTCGTATTGAAGACGGCTTGATTTGGGGCCAAACCTCCCCACTCGATTCCGGCTACGCCGAGATGAAAATCATCGGCCGCTACCACAACGAAACGCGCCGCTTGGTCGTCCGCTACGGCAGTGAGTTACGCATCTACCGCTTCGGTGAGCCGATTTATACGGATGCCGATGACACGCGGCCCGAACTGCCGCAGGAACTCGCGCTGTCGGCTTATCCCAATCCGTTCAATCCGACGACGATGATTGCGTTTGATTTGCCGAAAGCCGCGCGCGCATCGTTGAGCGTCTATGACCTGAACGGGCGCTGGTGCAAACGCTGTTCGATGAGCCGCGCACTGCAGGGCATAGCGAGATTGCGTTCAATGGCGCGAGCCTGCCCAGCGGTATCTACTTCGCGCGGCTTGTGGCAGGTGATTTTGCGCGGACACAGAAATTGGTGTTGTTGAAGTAACATTCGGGGCATCCGCAGCGGATGCCGCCGCGAATTTAAACGTGACCATTCTCGATTACAACCTAGCCGACACCGAACTGCTGACGCCCGACGACTCCGCCGGGCGTTTCCGGCTTTGGGTGCCGCAGGAGCCGTGCGTGGTCATCGGCAACGGTTCCAAGAGTGAATTGGAACTCAACGCGCAAGAAATAGACGCTAACAAAATCCCCGTCTATAAACGCCGCACGGGCGGCTGCGCGGTCGTGCTGTCGCCCGAGATGTGGTGCCTGTCCTGCGCGCTGTATGGCCGCAAGCAGATTCAGTCGAAGGACTACTTCGTGCTGTTTAACAAGGCGGTCTGCGATGCCTTCGCGCGCGCGGGTGTGCCGGAGCTTGCGCATCGCGGCATTTCGGATATCGCGCTCGGTGAGAAAAAGATCGCGGGCACGGCGCTCTACCGCAACCGCGACATGGTGTTCTACCACGCCGTCTTGAACATCGCGGGCGATATTGATTTGATTTCGCGCTATCTCTTGCAGCCGCCGCGCGAGCCGGACTACCGCGCCGGACGCTCGCACCGCGAGTTTGTTACGTCACTCGCTGAGGCGGGATTCAAGCCGTCGCGGGAGAAGTTTGAAGGCGAGTTTGCGGTGGAGTTTGTGCGGATATTGGAGCTGTTGACAGTTGTGTATTGCTGACCAGCGCGGGCGCTGGACCCAAAATTAAAGGCGCACCCTTGCGAGTGCGCCTTTTGTAATTCGATGCGTCGCGACTTATTTCATCAGCACGAGCTTGGCGACCCGCGATTGCGTCCCGGCGTTCAATCTTGCGAAATAAATGCCGCTCGTCAGTGCCCTGCCATCCAACGTGACGTCATGCGATCCAGCTTCCATTTTTCCGTTCACGAGTTGTTGCGCCAAGCGGCCCTGCACGTCGTAGAGTGCCAGCGATACTTCCTGCGGCGCGGCGAGCGTGAAGCTCAGTGTCGAAGTTGGGTTGAACGGATTGGGGTAGGCGGAAAGCACGAAGGATGACGGATGAACGAGATGTTCATCGGCATCCGTTGTGATATCCAGTTGAAAATGTCCTTGTCCGTCTGTAGCTTCTACCGTGTCCACGCCGTCTGTCGCCCACACACGCCAATAGAAGTCGAAAATCTCGTCGAGCGGCAAGACGGGAAGGTCAATCTGCAAATGCACAAACGTGTCGGTGACCACAGTGTCCGTCGGATATACGGCGCCTGCGAGATAGTTGTGCTCAATGTGGAAGATATAGCTGACGGGATCGTTATCCGAATCACGCGAAGGGGTCCAGTTCAGCGGGAACGGCATTTCAATATCCGGCATGGACTCGTCGAACGGTCGCACGCGTTCGAAAGCGCAGGGCGGAATGTTGCACGTGTCGGCGCTGAAGGCCATTACCAACGCATCGCGCTGATTGCCCGACGCCACACGCCCGCCCGCCGTGACCATCTGCCCGGCCCCTGTCAATACGGCGCGCGCGGCCTCTTCGCCCGTTGAATCGCTGCTCCAGAACAACCCCAGACTATCGCCGCAACCCGAGATGTGCAGCGCGAAAATATCGTTGTTCGTCGTCGTGAAGCGGCCTGCGTGACCCACGATATAGTAGCCGCCATGGCCGTCGGCAAGCAGTGAGTTTCCAACTGCTGAGCCGACCGCGCCAACGTCGAATTGCTGGTGCCATTGCAGGAAGCCAAACTCATCCACGAGCATCCACATCACCTTGTTGTTGGCGTTCCAATCCTGTTGAGCGCCGCACGCAAGATAACCGGCTTCAATTGGTAGAATGCCATGAATCTGAACGCTTGGCGCGAATTCATAAAGCCTGTCCCACAGCACAATACCGCCGCCATTCACCTGCGCCATGCGCCCAGCGCCTGTGGAATCCAAAATAGAGCGTCCACCCAGAATATGGCCGTCGTCCAACGCGGGCACGATGTCATAGCACGTATCTTCATCAGGGTTGCCCATCCGCTGTGACCAGATGCTATCCCCATTGCTATTCACTTTTAGAATCCACCAGTCCGTCCCACCGAACCCGTTCGGCAAAGTGTGCGCGCGCCCGGCGATAACAAAACCGCCAGCGGCCTCCGCAACACACGTGCCCTGATTCGACAACTCGTGCCCGTACTTGCGTGACCACAACGTATCCCCCGCGCTATTCAATCTGACGATCCAATAGTCCTGATCGTTGTCTGTCGTCTTGCGTGCCCAGCCGCCGCATATGTAACCGCCGTCGGATGTTCTCTCGACATCGAGAAATATCTGCTGATTGCTGCCGCTCGAATACGTGCGTGACCAGATTTCCGCACCGGTCGCCGGATCATACATGGCGACCCAACCAAGGCCTGCGGTGATGCCCGTGTGTGATTTGTAGCCTGCCACAACGACATTGCCATCGCTGCCCAATGTAATTCCGCCGCCGTGATCGCTATCCGCCGTGCCGCTGACTTGAGTCCACAGCGAATCCATGCACTCGGCATTTGCCGTCGCCGCTATGGCCAATATGATGATAAGTAGAATGCGCATCGTTGGTGCTCCTGCTGTTTTCAGAAGATAGCACTTCTGGCCGCGGAACGCAACAGTTTTGAGGGCCTCTGAGTTGCAAATCTGAGCAAAAAACCCTATACTTAACAGCTTGGAAAATCCTGTCTTACCCCACCGTAACCTCCGTTGAAACCAACCCTTACCGTCGGCAGCCGGGCCGAGTTCCGCTTCACCGTCGAGTCGCGAATGACCGTCTATTTCGAGGGACGGCCCCTGCACCCGTTTTATTCAACCTATTGGTTGACTTACCACTCCGAATATGTTAGCCGACTGGTGCTGGAACCGCATCTTGACTACGGCGAAGACGGGATCGGAACGGGAGTATTCGTGCGCCACCACAATCCCGCCGGAATCGGGCAGGAGTTGCTGTTCGCTGCGGAATGCACCAAAATGCACGGCAATTATCTGTTCTGCGAGGTCAAGGCCTTTCACGGTGAACGGCTCATCGGCGAAGGCGAAGTGCATCAAGTGGTGCTCTCGAGCGATAAGCTCAAGGAGCTGCACCGCCGCGCCTACTCCGACTGGGGACACGGCGGAGGTGGATGGGGGATTGAGGACCACCTGTGGGAACTCAAGAAATAGCAAATAGAAATTAGAGATTTGAAATAGGAAAGAAGACCGCACCATGATTCACTTTGTTGCATTCTACAAGCATCCTGAAGATGTTGCAGCCTTTGACAAGGCCTACTGGGAGACGCACATTCCGCTGATCAAGAAAGTCCCCGGACTGCAAAACGTTGCCGCGCACAAGTTCTGGCCGGGCAAAGAGGGTCCTGCGCCGTATTACATGATGGCTGTGCTTTCGTTTGCGGATAAGGACGCCTTTAAAGCGGGCATGAAGTCGCCCGAGATGGCCGAAGCGGGCGCGAATTTGATGTCGTTCGCGAAGGGGTTCGTCGAATTTCAAACGACCGAGACGGTGACGGGCGCATGAAAAAAGACTTTCAGGCGCAGAACGCATCGAGCTTCGATTTTCAATTCATCAAGTACGAAAAGCAGGGGGCGCGCGCCACGGTGACGTTCAACCGTCCCGACAAGCTCAATTGCGTGCACTACCCGATGCTGAAGGAACTCTGCGCCGCGTTTGACGACGTCGCGTTTGACGACCGCGTGGCGGTGTTGATTCTCACAGGCGAAGGCGACCGCGCGTTCTGCACGGGCGCGGACTTGCAGGAGCAAATGCAGTTCCTCGACCGGCCACAGGACTACTGGAAATGGATGGGCGCGTTCATTGATGCGCACGACAAGCTGCGCAATCTTGGCAAACCATCGATTGCGCGTTTGAACGGCATCGTGGTCGGCGGCGGCAATGAGTTTAACATCAGCTGCGATCTCGCGATTGCCGCCGATGATATTTACATTCGTCAGGTCGGCGCGGCGCATGGTTCCGTCGCTGCCGCGGGGGCGTCGCAATTTCTGCCGATCATCGTCGGCGACCGCCGCGCACGCGAGATTCTCTTCCTGTGTGAAGAGATTCCCGCCGCCAAGGCGCTCGAATGGGGTTTGGTCAATGAGGTTGTGTCGCGCGCCTTTCTCGATGAAGCCGTGGACACTATGGCCACCAAGATTGAAAACAAACTGCCCGAGTGCGTACGCTACCTGAAGACGCAGCTCAACTACTGGCGCGACGCGTCGTGGTCGCAGACCATCAATCACGCGCGCGACTGGCTGGGCGTTCACTCCAGTTCGCCCGAAGTCCGCGAAGCCGTGTTGGCCTTCAACGAAAAGCGCAAGCCGGACTATAAGAAGATGCGGGAACGGTTGTACAAGGAATCGCAATGAGCACCTTGCATTACCTCAAACTCGAACGCGACGGACACGTCGCCACGGTCTTTCTGCACCGGCCCAAGCAGTTGAACGCGCTGTGCATGGCGCTGATGGATGAGCTCATCACCACGCTCGAAATGCTCGACAATGACGACGAAATTCGTGCCATTGTGCTGACCGGCGACGAGCGCGCGTTTGCGGCGGGCGCGGATATCATGGAAATGGCCGGAGCGAGCGCGAATGACATGCTCGCCCGCGACCAATTCACAAAATGGGACCGCATCCGCAAGCTCAAGAAGCCGCTCATCGCGGCGGTATCGGGCTTCGCGCTCGGCGGCGGCTGCGAGCTGATGATGCACTGCGACATGGTCATCGCGAGCGAAACCGCGCAGTTCGGTCAGCCGGAAATCAAGATCGGCGTCATGCCCGGCGCGGGCGGCACGCAGCGTCTGACGCGCAGCGTCGGCAAGGCACGCGCGATGGAGATGGTGCTGACCGGAAAATTCATCAGCGCTAAACAGGCCGAAGCATGGGGACTCGTCAACCGCGTCGTGCCCGTCGAAGTCTATCTGTCGGAAGCGCAAAAACTCGCGCACGAGATCGCGCAAATGCCGCCCGTCGCCGTGCGCCTCGCCAAAGAAGCCGTCCTGAAAAACTACGACTCCTTCCTCTCCGGCGGCCTCGAATTCGAGCGCAAGAATTTCTATTTACTGTTCGCCACTGAAGACCAAAAAGAGGGCATGCAAGCCTTTATCGAAAAACGCAGCCCGAAGTTCACGGGGAAATAGGGCTGCGTGAAGTTCATCACTGAAGATATGATCATGACCGCTGTAAAGCGGCTCGAAGGAAAGCACGAGTTCTGCACGAGTGACGTAT
Proteins encoded:
- a CDS encoding T9SS type A sorting domain-containing protein → MRILLIIILAIAATANAECMDSLWTQVSGTADSDHGGGITLGSDGNVVVAGYKSHTGITAGLGWVAMYDPATGAEIWSRTYSSGSNQQIFLDVERTSDGGYICGGWARKTTDNDQDYWIVRLNSAGDTLWSRKYGHELSNQGTCVAEAAGGFVIAGRAHTLPNGFGGTDWWILKVNSNGDSIWSQRMGNPDEDTCYDIVPALDDGHILGGRSILDSTGAGRMAQVNGGGIVLWDRLYEFAPSVQIHGILPIEAGYLACGAQQDWNANNKVMWMLVDEFGFLQWHQQFDVGAVGSAVGNSLLADGHGGYYIVGHAGRFTTTNNDIFALHISGCGDSLGLFWSSDSTGEEAARAVLTGAGQMVTAGGRVASGNQRDALVMAFSADTCNIPPCAFERVRPFDESMPDIEMPFPLNWTPSRDSDNDPVSYIFHIEHNYLAGAVYPTDTVVTDTFVHLQIDLPVLPLDEIFDFYWRVWATDGVDTVEATDGQGHFQLDITTDADEHLVHPSSFVLSAYPNPFNPTSTLSFTLAAPQEVSLALYDVQGRLAQQLVNGKMEAGSHDVTLDGRALTSGIYFARLNAGTQSRVAKLVLMK
- a CDS encoding EthD family reductase; protein product: MIHFVAFYKHPEDVAAFDKAYWETHIPLIKKVPGLQNVAAHKFWPGKEGPAPYYMMAVLSFADKDAFKAGMKSPEMAEAGANLMSFAKGFVEFQTTETVTGA
- a CDS encoding enoyl-CoA hydratase/isomerase family protein — protein: MKKDFQAQNASSFDFQFIKYEKQGARATVTFNRPDKLNCVHYPMLKELCAAFDDVAFDDRVAVLILTGEGDRAFCTGADLQEQMQFLDRPQDYWKWMGAFIDAHDKLRNLGKPSIARLNGIVVGGGNEFNISCDLAIAADDIYIRQVGAAHGSVAAAGASQFLPIIVGDRRAREILFLCEEIPAAKALEWGLVNEVVSRAFLDEAVDTMATKIENKLPECVRYLKTQLNYWRDASWSQTINHARDWLGVHSSSPEVREAVLAFNEKRKPDYKKMRERLYKESQ
- a CDS encoding enoyl-CoA hydratase/isomerase family protein; its protein translation is MSTLHYLKLERDGHVATVFLHRPKQLNALCMALMDELITTLEMLDNDDEIRAIVLTGDERAFAAGADIMEMAGASANDMLARDQFTKWDRIRKLKKPLIAAVSGFALGGGCELMMHCDMVIASETAQFGQPEIKIGVMPGAGGTQRLTRSVGKARAMEMVLTGKFISAKQAEAWGLVNRVVPVEVYLSEAQKLAHEIAQMPPVAVRLAKEAVLKNYDSFLSGGLEFERKNFYLLFATEDQKEGMQAFIEKRSPKFTGK